In Horticoccus luteus, the following proteins share a genomic window:
- a CDS encoding SDR family oxidoreductase gives MPASPFALTGRRALVTGSSQGIGLALARALAQAGATVVLNGRDPARLAAAAESLRAESIEVHTHAFDVTDEAAVVAASASLGAIDILVNNTGIHRRGPLETMPLADWEAVLKTNLTSAFLVARAVAPGMITRRTGKIINVCSLMSDLARPTTGNYAAAKGGLKMLTRAMCAEWAQHNVQVNALAPGYILTELTQPLAADAKFDAWIKARTPAGRWGSVADLAGAAVFLASPAADFINGQILTVDGGLSAVI, from the coding sequence ATGCCGGCTTCGCCATTCGCTCTCACCGGGCGCCGCGCGCTCGTCACCGGTTCCTCGCAGGGAATCGGCCTCGCACTCGCGCGCGCCCTTGCCCAGGCAGGCGCCACCGTCGTGCTCAACGGCCGCGATCCGGCGCGCCTCGCCGCCGCCGCGGAATCGTTGCGCGCGGAGTCGATCGAGGTGCACACGCACGCCTTCGACGTCACGGACGAAGCCGCCGTGGTCGCCGCGTCCGCCTCGCTCGGCGCGATCGACATCTTGGTTAACAACACCGGCATCCATCGCCGCGGACCGCTCGAGACGATGCCGCTCGCCGATTGGGAGGCGGTGTTGAAGACGAACCTTACCAGTGCGTTCCTCGTCGCCCGTGCTGTTGCGCCCGGCATGATCACGCGCCGCACCGGCAAGATTATCAACGTCTGCTCCCTCATGAGCGACCTCGCTCGGCCCACCACCGGCAACTACGCGGCCGCGAAGGGTGGATTGAAAATGCTCACGCGGGCGATGTGCGCCGAGTGGGCCCAGCATAACGTGCAAGTCAACGCGCTCGCGCCCGGCTACATCCTCACCGAACTCACGCAACCGCTCGCGGCCGACGCCAAATTCGACGCGTGGATCAAAGCCCGCACGCCCGCCGGTCGCTGGGGCAGCGTGGCCGATCTCGCCGGCGCGGCGGTGTTTCTCGCTTCGCCCGCGGCCGATTTCATCAACGGGCAGATTCTCACCGTCGATGGCGGACTCTCCGCCGTCATCTGA
- a CDS encoding class I mannose-6-phosphate isomerase translates to MSDPRHKLILLPPNRVWRTYPGGATLDRLAGVAEPRDSSMAEDWIGSVTSSTIPGREHLREGVSQVIVGGERRDLRELVEADPDYFLGAAHVARYGTAPMLLVKFLDSAVRLHFQVHPSRDFARRFLNSPLGKTEAYHVLGVREGVTEPYAYLGFQHPPTPAQLKEWIETQDVAALERCFEKIPVQPGDTLLIPGGFPHALGEGVFMIEIQEPTDFAVRYEFERAGYVLPEAARFMGRGIDFGLSMIDFTAYPRAVIDRNHRCEPTRIRSLGAHSWQDQLIGPANTPCFRVHKTHLREAVTKAEGGFYIGIVTEGACTATVGGETFQLKRYDKFFCPAGLGGVHFEPQGNAAILECLPPL, encoded by the coding sequence ATGTCCGACCCACGCCATAAACTCATCCTCCTCCCGCCCAATCGCGTCTGGCGCACTTACCCCGGTGGCGCCACGCTCGACCGCCTCGCCGGCGTCGCCGAGCCGCGCGATTCGAGCATGGCCGAGGACTGGATCGGCTCGGTCACGTCGTCGACAATTCCGGGCCGCGAACACCTGCGCGAAGGCGTTTCCCAAGTGATCGTCGGCGGCGAACGGCGCGACTTGCGCGAGCTCGTCGAAGCCGATCCGGACTACTTCCTGGGTGCGGCGCATGTCGCGCGTTACGGCACTGCGCCGATGCTGCTCGTCAAGTTTCTCGATTCGGCGGTGCGCCTGCACTTTCAAGTGCATCCGTCGCGTGACTTCGCACGGCGCTTTCTCAATTCGCCGCTCGGCAAAACCGAGGCGTATCACGTGCTCGGCGTGCGTGAAGGCGTCACGGAGCCTTATGCGTATCTCGGGTTTCAACACCCGCCCACGCCTGCGCAGTTAAAAGAATGGATCGAGACGCAGGATGTCGCGGCGCTGGAGCGCTGCTTCGAGAAAATTCCCGTGCAGCCGGGCGACACGCTGTTGATCCCCGGGGGATTTCCGCACGCGTTGGGCGAAGGCGTGTTCATGATCGAGATCCAAGAGCCGACGGATTTCGCCGTGCGTTACGAGTTCGAGCGCGCCGGTTACGTGCTGCCCGAGGCAGCGCGGTTCATGGGGCGTGGCATCGACTTCGGCCTCTCGATGATCGATTTCACCGCCTATCCGCGCGCGGTGATCGATCGCAATCACCGCTGTGAGCCCACGCGAATCCGGTCACTCGGCGCCCACTCCTGGCAGGACCAGCTCATCGGGCCGGCGAACACGCCGTGCTTCCGCGTGCACAAGACGCATCTGCGCGAAGCGGTCACCAAAGCCGAGGGCGGCTTTTATATCGGCATCGTCACCGAGGGCGCGTGCACGGCGACGGTCGGCGGAGAAACTTTCCAACTGAAACGCTATGACAAATTCTTCTGTCCCGCCGGACTTGGCGGAGTGCACTTCGAGCCCCAAGGAAACGCGGCCATCCTCGAGTGCCTCCCTCCGCTCTGA
- a CDS encoding hydroxyacid dehydrogenase, whose protein sequence is MPRPASILAAITAIELRDFLPEPLLSEVRALTPQFAHCDTTELSAAAFHAALHQANPEVLIACWKTPPLPAELPPALRYVCYLAGSIKKFVPRAHIERGLLVTNWGGSISRVVAEWALFHTLSCLRRATFWTLAMHREGAWKNGSSETASLFGRRVGLHGFGQVAREFVRLIQPFQCSISVCAPDVDAETERRHGVRAVSSLETLFAENEIVIELAPLIPATAGIITEKLLRLLRPGGVFVNVGRGAVVDEAALLRVAQEGKIMVGLDVFSVEPLPADSPFRGLPNVTLTPHLAGPTTDRRRDAGEFSVANLRAYAADRPLQALITERVFDTST, encoded by the coding sequence ATGCCCCGGCCCGCATCCATTCTGGCGGCGATCACCGCGATCGAGTTGCGCGACTTTTTGCCGGAGCCCTTGCTCAGCGAGGTGCGGGCGCTGACACCGCAATTCGCGCACTGCGATACGACGGAGCTCTCCGCGGCGGCGTTCCATGCCGCCTTGCACCAGGCCAATCCCGAGGTGCTGATCGCCTGCTGGAAGACACCGCCGCTTCCCGCCGAACTTCCACCGGCGCTGCGATACGTCTGCTACCTCGCCGGCTCGATCAAGAAATTCGTGCCGCGTGCGCACATCGAACGCGGGTTGCTCGTCACGAACTGGGGCGGTTCGATCAGCCGCGTCGTCGCGGAGTGGGCGCTTTTTCACACGCTCTCGTGTCTGCGCCGGGCCACGTTTTGGACGCTCGCGATGCACCGCGAAGGCGCATGGAAAAACGGCAGCAGCGAAACGGCTTCACTGTTCGGCCGCCGGGTCGGGCTGCATGGCTTCGGCCAGGTGGCGCGCGAATTCGTGCGTTTGATCCAGCCGTTTCAATGCTCGATCTCAGTCTGCGCGCCCGATGTCGACGCCGAGACGGAACGCCGCCACGGCGTCCGTGCCGTGTCGTCACTGGAAACCTTGTTTGCGGAAAATGAGATCGTGATCGAGCTCGCGCCGCTGATTCCCGCCACCGCCGGCATCATCACGGAGAAGCTGCTGCGCCTCCTCCGGCCCGGCGGCGTTTTCGTCAACGTCGGCCGCGGAGCCGTGGTGGACGAAGCGGCGCTTCTGCGCGTGGCGCAGGAAGGGAAAATCATGGTCGGCCTGGATGTGTTTTCCGTCGAACCGTTGCCCGCGGATTCGCCCTTTCGCGGCCTGCCCAACGTCACCCTCACGCCGCACCTCGCCGGTCCGACGACCGACCGGAGGCGCGATGCGGGAGAGTTTTCGGTGGCAAATCTGCGAGCTTACGCCGCGGACCGTCCACTGCAGGCGCTGATCACGGAACGGGTTTTCGACACGTCGACCTAA
- a CDS encoding TonB-dependent siderophore receptor, producing the protein MKSRHPILRWFGLGSFLAATVLAQTPAAAPAAHADDDSSDEITTLPEFSVTETTPSDYMAAESTTGTRVASKIKDLPFSVNVVTGEFMDDFNALEFGDQFAYTSNVIAYETISTGYSVRGFEADVQLRNGFRRIGLIDKVNVDRAEVIKGPAASIYGATLPGGIVNIVTKKPKAKPEYRVGFSVGSKDALRAQASATGPVGTSKNVFYRVDVADDQRAYDQAYKHKEQYTGAVQLQWKPNAATSWLFEAERLVRNEEANANTPFVIQPGTPDPYRKPTNSGPRTYNRYVGLATNLLEFNVQGPLNYSKRYVNTLTATFERRISDVFSFRSSVNWFDRDLERQEVAGRDQYNPVTKRLSNSTSYVPRLRPFGEGGAGWQNDMLAAFDTGAVKHKLLITLDWQRQTEQPQQFNGSIASFPGDSTVLANGLDPANPDYRFYTFSEKPGTYTASQNEDNVLDVYGLFVSERASFWNGRVIALVGGRYDSVFNHSRTLPLYRASSATNAAYVADIEQRTHSLTYQTGVNFQIIPQLTAYVNASSSFVPQLGFGTNPVTYQQFALPNETGEGHEFGLKGSFLHDRLTFTLGYFDITRHNIARDATDSTTGTAITYLSGEEAAKGYELDYNWSVTPSLQFFGGLGKTESIVVSNATARHLIGTSTRRTPEYTVGLGTKYEFKDGGLKGLYLTAGFKYNSESLINPSTGRNLNATASNPVLNKRLPNGLLINPDMPEDAVMTTGSYRVDDGREAIFNAPFHVWDAGIGYKFRLRNRRFRHKVQVNVVNVFDDVYTYGSGGLGPRRGVTFTYDLTF; encoded by the coding sequence ATGAAATCTCGTCACCCCATTCTTCGCTGGTTCGGTCTGGGCAGCTTCCTCGCTGCCACCGTGCTCGCCCAAACCCCGGCTGCGGCCCCCGCCGCGCATGCAGACGACGACTCGTCCGACGAAATCACCACCCTGCCTGAATTCAGCGTCACGGAAACGACGCCGAGTGACTACATGGCGGCTGAATCCACGACGGGCACGCGCGTCGCGAGCAAGATCAAGGACCTGCCGTTTTCGGTGAACGTGGTCACCGGCGAGTTCATGGACGATTTCAACGCGCTCGAATTTGGCGACCAGTTTGCCTACACGAGCAACGTCATCGCCTACGAAACCATTTCCACGGGCTATTCCGTGCGCGGCTTCGAGGCGGACGTGCAGTTGCGCAACGGCTTTCGCCGCATCGGCCTCATCGACAAGGTCAACGTGGACCGCGCCGAGGTCATCAAGGGGCCGGCGGCCTCCATCTATGGCGCCACGCTGCCAGGCGGCATCGTCAACATCGTCACGAAAAAACCGAAGGCGAAGCCGGAATACCGCGTGGGCTTTTCCGTCGGTTCAAAAGACGCCCTGCGCGCGCAGGCGTCGGCGACCGGGCCCGTGGGCACGAGCAAAAATGTCTTCTACCGCGTGGATGTGGCGGACGATCAACGCGCCTACGACCAAGCCTACAAGCACAAGGAGCAATATACCGGCGCGGTCCAGCTCCAATGGAAACCCAACGCCGCGACGAGCTGGTTGTTCGAGGCCGAACGCCTCGTGCGCAACGAAGAAGCCAACGCCAACACGCCTTTCGTCATCCAACCCGGCACGCCTGATCCGTATCGCAAGCCGACCAACTCCGGACCGCGCACCTACAACCGCTACGTCGGTCTCGCCACCAACCTTCTCGAGTTCAACGTGCAGGGGCCGCTCAACTATTCGAAACGTTATGTGAACACGCTCACGGCGACGTTCGAGCGGCGGATCAGTGATGTTTTTTCGTTCCGCAGCTCGGTCAATTGGTTCGATCGCGACTTGGAGCGGCAGGAAGTCGCCGGACGCGATCAATATAATCCGGTGACGAAGCGCCTGAGTAATTCCACGAGCTATGTGCCGCGCCTGCGGCCGTTCGGCGAAGGCGGCGCGGGCTGGCAAAACGACATGCTCGCGGCGTTCGATACCGGCGCGGTCAAACACAAGCTGCTCATCACGCTCGACTGGCAGCGCCAGACGGAACAGCCGCAGCAGTTCAACGGCTCCATCGCCTCCTTCCCGGGCGATTCCACTGTGCTGGCGAACGGCCTCGATCCGGCCAATCCTGATTATCGCTTCTACACGTTCAGCGAAAAGCCGGGGACCTACACCGCCAGCCAGAACGAGGATAACGTGCTCGATGTTTACGGACTCTTCGTCAGCGAGCGTGCGTCCTTCTGGAACGGCCGGGTGATCGCCTTGGTCGGCGGGCGCTACGACAGCGTCTTCAACCACTCGCGCACGCTGCCGCTCTACCGCGCCTCCAGTGCGACCAACGCCGCCTACGTCGCCGACATCGAGCAGCGCACGCATTCGCTCACTTACCAGACCGGCGTGAATTTCCAAATTATCCCGCAACTCACCGCCTATGTTAACGCCAGCTCGTCCTTCGTGCCGCAGCTCGGTTTCGGCACGAACCCGGTGACGTATCAACAATTCGCGCTGCCCAACGAAACCGGTGAAGGCCACGAGTTCGGACTCAAGGGCTCGTTTCTGCACGATAGGCTGACGTTCACCCTCGGCTACTTCGACATCACGCGGCACAACATCGCGCGTGATGCGACCGACTCCACGACCGGCACCGCGATCACCTACCTGTCGGGCGAGGAAGCGGCCAAAGGCTACGAACTCGATTACAACTGGAGCGTCACTCCTTCGCTGCAATTCTTCGGCGGCCTCGGGAAAACCGAGTCGATTGTCGTCTCGAATGCCACCGCGCGCCATCTGATCGGCACGTCCACGCGCCGCACGCCTGAATACACCGTCGGTCTTGGCACAAAATATGAATTCAAGGACGGCGGCTTGAAAGGCCTCTATCTCACCGCCGGTTTCAAATACAACAGCGAGTCGCTCATCAACCCGTCCACCGGCCGCAACCTGAACGCCACCGCGTCGAATCCGGTCCTCAATAAACGTCTGCCCAACGGCCTCCTCATCAACCCCGACATGCCCGAGGATGCCGTGATGACGACCGGCTCCTACCGCGTGGACGATGGCCGCGAAGCGATCTTCAACGCGCCGTTTCATGTCTGGGATGCTGGCATCGGCTACAAATTCCGCCTCCGCAACCGTCGCTTCCGGCACAAGGTGCAGGTCAACGTCGTCAACGTCTTCGACGACGTTTACACCTACGGTTCCGGCGGACTCGGGCCGCGCCGCGGCGTGACGTTCACCTACGACCTCACGTTTTAA
- a CDS encoding sodium:solute symporter family transporter: MTHYDYAVLGIYFAFMAVISWVFRRFVHNVSDYFRGGGKALWWMVGGSAFMVSFSAWTFTGAASQAYATGWPIMAIYVANSIGFLISAWYFAPRFRQLRVVTAVEAIRQRFGRTSEQMFTWLQIPLGTLQAGIWLNALGIFFSAVFGLDLHLTIILTGLLVLFMALIGGSWAVLASDFIQVLVLMPVCLAVSVLALVKIGGWSAFVAKLPPGHLEVGQIFSREFLGWWCLAMLLKQINSTNNLFDANRYLCVKDSRHARWAALLGAGLFVFGLFIWFVPPMAARVLFPDLGAMFPALQTPSEAAFIAISRAVLPVGMMGLLVSGIFAATMSSMDSGLNKNAGIFIKNFYQPYFQPTAPDRHLLKVGKLTTAILGVIVIGAALKMSELKGLGLFLLMQRVSILVAIPIIVPLLLGLLIKHTPPWSAWTTVLVGFLCSMFISDVLTPDWAAHFFGTTQPLDATSREYWTQGIQFFGNVVVGSAWFIGTKLFWSRSAASQRAEIDTFFVKLNTPVDFAREEGAAAANDSRQSRAIGWLCLAYGGFVTVLALIPNPALGRLAFVGCGALVAGVGALLLRSSTRSPSLS; the protein is encoded by the coding sequence GTGACTCACTACGACTACGCCGTTCTTGGCATCTACTTCGCCTTCATGGCGGTGATCAGCTGGGTATTTCGGCGGTTCGTGCACAACGTCAGCGACTACTTTCGGGGTGGCGGGAAGGCGTTGTGGTGGATGGTGGGCGGCTCGGCGTTCATGGTGAGCTTCAGCGCGTGGACGTTCACCGGGGCGGCGTCGCAGGCGTATGCGACGGGCTGGCCGATCATGGCGATCTACGTGGCGAACTCGATCGGGTTTTTGATCAGCGCCTGGTATTTCGCGCCGCGCTTCCGGCAACTGCGCGTGGTGACGGCGGTCGAGGCGATCCGCCAGCGCTTTGGCCGGACGAGCGAGCAGATGTTTACCTGGTTGCAGATTCCGCTCGGCACGCTCCAGGCGGGCATCTGGCTCAACGCGTTGGGCATCTTCTTTTCGGCAGTGTTTGGGCTCGATCTGCATCTCACGATCATCCTCACGGGATTGCTCGTGCTTTTCATGGCGTTGATCGGCGGGAGCTGGGCCGTGCTGGCGAGCGACTTCATCCAGGTGCTCGTGTTGATGCCCGTGTGTCTCGCGGTGAGCGTGCTGGCGCTCGTGAAGATCGGCGGATGGTCGGCTTTTGTCGCGAAACTGCCGCCGGGCCACCTCGAGGTGGGGCAGATTTTCTCGAGGGAGTTTCTCGGGTGGTGGTGTCTCGCGATGCTGCTCAAACAGATCAATTCCACCAACAACCTCTTCGACGCGAACCGCTACCTGTGCGTGAAGGACAGCCGGCACGCGCGGTGGGCGGCGCTGCTCGGCGCGGGGCTGTTTGTCTTTGGGCTCTTCATCTGGTTCGTGCCTCCGATGGCGGCGCGCGTGCTCTTCCCGGACCTGGGCGCGATGTTCCCGGCGCTGCAGACGCCGAGCGAGGCGGCGTTTATCGCGATCTCGCGGGCGGTGCTCCCGGTGGGGATGATGGGCCTGTTGGTGAGCGGTATTTTCGCGGCGACGATGTCGTCGATGGATTCCGGGCTGAATAAAAACGCCGGCATCTTCATCAAGAATTTTTATCAACCCTACTTCCAGCCGACGGCCCCGGACCGCCACCTGCTCAAAGTCGGCAAACTGACGACGGCGATTCTGGGCGTCATCGTGATTGGCGCGGCGCTGAAGATGAGCGAGTTGAAGGGCCTTGGACTTTTCCTGCTGATGCAGCGCGTGAGCATTCTCGTCGCGATTCCGATCATCGTGCCCCTGCTGCTGGGCTTGCTGATCAAGCATACGCCGCCGTGGTCGGCGTGGACGACTGTGTTGGTCGGTTTCCTGTGTTCGATGTTTATCAGCGATGTGCTCACGCCGGATTGGGCGGCGCACTTTTTCGGGACGACGCAGCCGCTCGACGCCACCTCGCGCGAATACTGGACGCAAGGCATTCAGTTTTTCGGCAACGTCGTCGTGGGGTCGGCGTGGTTCATTGGCACGAAGCTTTTCTGGTCCCGCTCGGCGGCCTCGCAGCGGGCCGAAATCGACACCTTTTTCGTCAAGCTCAACACTCCGGTCGATTTCGCCCGCGAGGAAGGAGCCGCCGCGGCGAACGACTCCCGGCAGTCGCGCGCGATCGGTTGGCTCTGCCTCGCGTATGGCGGCTTCGTGACCGTGCTCGCATTGATTCCCAATCCTGCGCTCGGGCGGCTCGCGTTCGTCGGTTGCGGCGCGCTGGTCGCCGGCGTGGGTGCGCTCCTGCTACGTTCCTCGACCCGTTCTCCCTCTCTCTCATGA
- a CDS encoding DUF2264 domain-containing protein, whose amino-acid sequence MPVTTPRPPHTMNLPPAYLHWQDAARRLIEPLAALMHPGEASLAIAGPASDHDAAADRLESFARPLLLAAHWLQSAPRAEDHALREKLAAWFRGGLAAGTDVGGAHYWGPDANYHQHHVEIGLVAIALQIAPAQLWEPLSPEVRDQVARWFGTARGNGIVNNNHYFMGVHILEFLRQHGYGRRADEVIVDEFLTRLEGMHRGGGWFEDGINQAYDHYNAYAFHFYGLWWARLHGARDPARAQRWREWAREFVRDYEHFFAASGEHPAFGRSITYRFNCLNVFGLALLEDCCDLPPGRLRRLSTRNLDFFLSRPIQQEQGCLSLGWTDAFPALAESYSCAASPYWAAKGFAALLLPPQHAFWHAPEELLLSERSDYARVIRPAGLVVRSTAGAVEIVNAGSQISNLNLRFGAWKWSKFAYRTGTGFTLAFPAATHWSLDNALTTQLDDGRIIGRHSTVAIEMDDAHVYFSYNLGVKSGQINTTVESGVWWRAGWLLQLHTYTAQQPVVFRLGGYALPLDAAQAREIAPTGEPSLTQSAFAADGRGTALQPLHGFTAAEWDERRDDRQQRAHISAPYHVTPVARAPRGGGSGWLAALVWTGDQRAEAAPWTVVSLAAGRWALRHPALGDWRISHWSLPALS is encoded by the coding sequence ATGCCTGTCACGACGCCCCGCCCGCCGCACACGATGAATCTGCCGCCCGCTTATCTCCATTGGCAGGACGCCGCCCGGCGGTTGATCGAGCCCCTCGCCGCCTTGATGCATCCGGGTGAAGCGAGCCTGGCGATCGCGGGTCCGGCGAGCGATCACGACGCGGCGGCGGACCGGCTCGAATCGTTCGCGCGCCCGCTCCTGCTCGCCGCCCACTGGCTGCAATCGGCTCCGCGAGCGGAGGACCACGCGTTGCGCGAAAAACTCGCCGCATGGTTTCGTGGCGGACTCGCGGCCGGCACCGACGTGGGCGGTGCGCACTACTGGGGGCCTGACGCCAATTACCATCAGCACCACGTCGAAATCGGCCTCGTCGCGATCGCGCTGCAGATCGCCCCGGCGCAGCTCTGGGAGCCGCTTTCGCCCGAGGTGCGCGATCAGGTTGCGCGGTGGTTTGGCACGGCGCGCGGCAACGGCATCGTCAACAACAACCATTACTTCATGGGCGTGCACATTCTGGAGTTTCTCCGGCAGCACGGCTATGGACGACGCGCCGACGAGGTGATCGTGGACGAATTTTTGACCCGCCTCGAAGGCATGCACCGCGGCGGAGGGTGGTTCGAAGACGGCATCAATCAGGCCTACGATCACTACAACGCCTACGCGTTTCACTTCTACGGTTTGTGGTGGGCGCGGTTGCACGGCGCACGCGATCCGGCGCGCGCGCAACGCTGGCGCGAATGGGCGCGCGAATTCGTGCGCGACTACGAACACTTTTTCGCCGCGAGCGGCGAGCATCCGGCGTTCGGGCGGTCGATCACGTACCGTTTCAACTGTCTCAACGTCTTCGGTCTCGCGCTGCTCGAAGACTGCTGCGATCTGCCGCCGGGGCGGCTGCGCCGGTTGAGCACGCGCAACCTCGACTTCTTTCTCTCGCGGCCGATCCAGCAAGAACAGGGCTGCCTGTCGCTCGGCTGGACGGACGCGTTTCCCGCGCTGGCCGAATCTTACTCGTGCGCGGCTTCACCGTATTGGGCGGCGAAAGGATTCGCGGCGCTGCTGCTCCCGCCGCAACACGCGTTCTGGCACGCGCCAGAGGAGCTGTTGTTGTCCGAGCGCAGCGACTATGCGCGCGTGATCCGGCCGGCTGGCCTCGTCGTGCGCAGCACGGCGGGGGCGGTCGAGATCGTCAACGCGGGCTCGCAGATTTCGAACCTCAACCTCCGCTTCGGCGCGTGGAAATGGAGCAAGTTTGCGTATCGCACCGGCACCGGGTTCACGCTCGCGTTCCCCGCGGCGACCCATTGGTCGCTGGATAACGCGCTCACGACGCAGCTCGACGACGGCCGCATCATCGGCCGCCACTCGACCGTCGCCATCGAGATGGACGACGCGCATGTTTATTTCAGTTACAACCTCGGGGTGAAGAGCGGTCAGATCAACACGACCGTCGAGAGCGGTGTGTGGTGGCGCGCGGGGTGGTTGCTGCAACTGCACACCTACACCGCGCAACAGCCCGTGGTGTTTCGCCTCGGCGGTTATGCGTTGCCGCTCGATGCCGCGCAGGCGCGCGAAATCGCACCCACGGGGGAGCCTTCGCTGACGCAATCCGCCTTCGCGGCCGATGGGCGCGGCACGGCGCTGCAGCCGCTGCACGGCTTTACCGCAGCGGAATGGGACGAGCGCCGTGACGACCGCCAACAGCGTGCGCATATCAGCGCGCCGTATCACGTAACGCCGGTCGCCCGCGCGCCGCGCGGCGGAGGCTCCGGCTGGCTTGCCGCGTTGGTGTGGACCGGCGACCAGCGCGCCGAGGCCGCGCCGTGGACGGTGGTTTCGCTGGCGGCCGGTCGCTGGGCGTTGCGCCATCCCGCGCTCGGCGACTGGCGCATTTCACACTGGTCGCTGCCTGCTCTTTCGTGA